One part of the Terrimicrobium sacchariphilum genome encodes these proteins:
- a CDS encoding phosphoenolpyruvate carboxylase has protein sequence MNTTADYISSGFAKIDADLNFLMECLREVLNELGEEQAARFLPWQASGEVHDSKQPPFRIEQAYSIAFQLLNMVEENAASQTRRLREIEHGLTDEPGLWGEQLARVRDAGITPENIVGSLREVRVEPVLTAHPTEAKRAAVLEQHHAIYQFLTSLENKTLTPSQRSAIRDEIKIVLERLWRSGEILLEKPEVASERRDVIFYLREVFPAAVNQLDARLRQAWKDTGFDGALLDNPHVWPRLRFGNWVGGDRDGHPFVTASVTKATLAELRLNALVVIHRHLTSLASKLPLSSNFQQAPPELEKAIVRLWGENPEFAETLARQYSDEPWRQYVLLLQAKLPLSVGVGDKPTAIEEAKHHYRTPDELDEDLALLSDSLVKVGAKRLANTAVWPVRRALDIFGFHLASLDIRQNSKFHDQALMQILAAIGQPAPDFGEWDEERRVAFLTKELESPRPFLYEHTGIGEQADAVLSCYAILKDYLKNYGRDGLGSLIVSMTRQFSDLLVVYVLAREAGLMKWTPEGLLCELPVVPLFETLDDLEHSAGLIDRFLAHPITQRSLAHHQVDRTKVLSLPHSTPVQQVMIGYSDSNKDCGILASQWALHKAQAGIASAGRKYGIKIRFFHGRGGTISRGAGPTHRFLGALPLGSIQGDLRLTEQGETIAQKYANLVTCTYNLELLLAGVTGFSLLEQNQPPVIQEDQEMWEVLAKSSQQAYSDLIRSEGFMTFYSQATPIDALEISSIGSRPSRRTGQRTLADLRAIPWVFSWNQSRYYLPGWFGVGSGLKALAESDPSAIEKLRGMLKTSPLVYYVLTNVETNIASADKSIMEAYANLVTDDTARESILKVILAEFDLTHQMMAEVFGGSLEARRPRMLKTLGLRAHALRVLHQQQIEILKKWRTAKADGSQETERLQPKVLLSINAIASGLRTTG, from the coding sequence GTGAATACAACGGCTGATTATATCTCATCGGGATTCGCGAAGATCGACGCGGATCTGAACTTCTTGATGGAATGCCTGCGCGAGGTTCTTAACGAACTCGGGGAAGAACAGGCGGCCAGGTTCCTCCCTTGGCAAGCCAGCGGGGAGGTCCATGACTCAAAACAGCCTCCCTTTCGCATTGAGCAGGCTTACTCCATCGCCTTCCAGTTGCTGAACATGGTCGAGGAAAATGCGGCCAGCCAGACCCGGCGCCTGCGCGAGATCGAGCACGGTCTCACCGACGAACCCGGTCTCTGGGGCGAACAGCTCGCACGGGTCCGAGACGCTGGCATCACGCCAGAGAACATCGTTGGCTCTCTGCGGGAAGTCCGCGTCGAGCCGGTCCTGACCGCCCACCCGACAGAGGCGAAACGCGCTGCGGTGCTCGAGCAGCACCATGCGATTTATCAGTTCCTTACCTCGCTGGAAAACAAGACTCTCACGCCATCGCAGCGCAGCGCGATCCGCGACGAGATCAAGATCGTCCTGGAACGCCTCTGGCGAAGCGGAGAGATCCTCCTGGAGAAGCCCGAGGTCGCATCGGAACGGCGCGACGTCATTTTTTACCTGCGGGAGGTATTTCCCGCGGCAGTCAACCAGCTCGACGCCCGCCTTCGTCAGGCTTGGAAGGACACAGGATTCGACGGCGCCCTGCTCGACAATCCTCACGTATGGCCTCGGCTGCGCTTTGGCAACTGGGTCGGTGGCGATCGTGATGGTCACCCCTTTGTTACCGCGAGCGTCACCAAGGCCACCCTGGCTGAACTGCGCCTGAATGCCCTCGTCGTCATTCACCGCCACCTGACATCCCTCGCCTCAAAGCTCCCGCTCTCGAGCAACTTCCAGCAGGCTCCGCCGGAACTTGAGAAAGCCATCGTCCGTCTCTGGGGGGAGAACCCGGAATTCGCAGAAACCCTCGCCCGTCAATACTCCGACGAGCCATGGCGCCAGTACGTCCTGCTCCTGCAAGCCAAACTCCCGCTTTCGGTGGGCGTGGGTGACAAACCGACTGCCATCGAGGAAGCCAAGCACCACTATCGCACGCCGGACGAACTCGACGAAGATCTCGCACTCCTCTCGGACTCTCTCGTCAAGGTCGGCGCCAAGCGCCTCGCCAACACGGCCGTATGGCCTGTGCGCCGAGCGCTCGACATCTTTGGTTTCCATCTGGCATCGCTCGACATCCGTCAGAATAGCAAATTCCACGATCAGGCGCTCATGCAGATACTGGCCGCCATCGGCCAGCCTGCGCCAGACTTTGGGGAGTGGGACGAGGAGCGTCGCGTTGCATTTCTCACCAAGGAACTCGAGTCTCCCCGACCGTTCCTTTACGAGCACACCGGTATCGGAGAACAAGCCGACGCCGTTCTCTCCTGTTACGCCATTCTCAAGGATTACCTGAAGAACTACGGCCGTGACGGCCTTGGCTCGCTCATCGTCAGCATGACACGGCAGTTCTCCGATCTGCTCGTGGTGTATGTCCTCGCCCGCGAGGCGGGATTGATGAAGTGGACGCCCGAGGGACTCCTTTGCGAGCTCCCTGTCGTACCGCTCTTTGAAACCCTCGACGATCTGGAGCACAGCGCGGGGTTGATCGACCGCTTCCTGGCCCACCCGATTACCCAACGCAGCCTCGCCCATCACCAGGTTGACCGTACCAAGGTGCTTTCACTCCCGCACAGCACCCCGGTGCAGCAGGTCATGATCGGCTACAGCGATAGCAACAAGGATTGCGGCATCCTTGCCAGCCAGTGGGCTCTCCACAAGGCCCAGGCCGGCATCGCTTCCGCAGGGAGGAAATACGGGATCAAAATCCGCTTCTTCCACGGTCGCGGCGGCACGATCAGCCGCGGCGCGGGCCCGACCCATCGTTTCCTAGGTGCCTTGCCGCTTGGCTCGATCCAAGGCGATCTGCGCCTGACAGAGCAGGGCGAGACCATCGCCCAGAAGTACGCAAACCTCGTCACGTGTACCTACAATCTGGAACTCCTCCTCGCAGGCGTCACCGGTTTCTCCCTGCTGGAGCAAAACCAGCCGCCCGTCATTCAGGAAGACCAGGAGATGTGGGAGGTTCTCGCAAAAAGCAGCCAGCAGGCCTACTCGGACCTCATCCGCTCCGAGGGTTTCATGACCTTCTACTCACAGGCGACCCCGATCGACGCCCTTGAGATCAGCAGCATCGGCTCACGGCCTTCTCGCCGCACCGGGCAGCGCACGCTGGCCGACCTACGGGCGATTCCCTGGGTCTTCAGCTGGAATCAAAGCCGTTACTACCTCCCGGGCTGGTTTGGCGTCGGTTCCGGCCTCAAAGCCCTTGCGGAAAGCGACCCTTCGGCAATCGAGAAGTTGCGCGGCATGCTCAAGACCTCGCCGCTCGTTTACTACGTGCTGACGAATGTCGAAACCAACATCGCCAGCGCTGACAAGAGCATCATGGAGGCTTACGCCAATCTGGTCACCGACGATACTGCGAGGGAATCCATCCTGAAGGTCATCCTGGCAGAATTTGACCTTACCCATCAAATGATGGCGGAGGTCTTTGGCGGCAGCCTGGAGGCCCGCCGTCCGCGCATGCTCAAGACTCTCGGCCTGCGTGCTCATGCCCTGCGCGTCCTGCACCAGCAGCAAATCGAGATTCTCAAGAAATGGCGTACGGCCAAGGCCGACGGCTCCCAGGAAACCGAGCGCCTCCAACCCAAGGTCCTCCTCTCCATCAACGCCATCGCGAGCGGCCTCCGGACCACCG
- a CDS encoding type II secretion system protein GspD, which translates to MASSLCGAAAQQNVPTVIAQQPPAVVTQTPPPQPSQPPSIRVSVPTPAALAPAPVVAATPAALANATPVAQMTVPLAPQTIPAPAFEVYPDYNWGNAMAAKLRNAPAKLYEFDRASLRDVLRFLADDAGIPFVALQESSAAENTLVTFTLKASPFRTLETVAKANGVTIFYENGVWFMRPTNEKELVGRIYKIKFNPQDNVKYEGGNGTTGGSANSNSSSSSGTGIGDINMQGATTVFKVETPKIIEQIKSLLGIPTSSVSAAHADEASVENFGSLQTTPTAVAPGSQLAANSTGDGGPQVIYNADSGTVYVIATRQQHQWVEGYLSAVDRPQALIGIEVKFFETTKDPSKELGINWAGTLKGGFDVSLTNIQASPSGSINIDTNNQNQRQSGQLPPGSSPYDYSTYNKDYTVSAAMPYSAVLSVHDVSAALQAFLTDNETTTVQYPRVLTINNREVVIRSVVNQPVLASSSSVTPGVGGTTTAEVEYLPIGTIINILPKTMPDNSVVLNVAITISSIVGTTTIQGNDYPIASSRIYNAALQVDSGYTLAVGGLEQAFDEYARNGVPFLRDIPGIGELFKAKGRARSKKNLIIFITPTIITNRSTTPGIAEVPQSVIPVRPNEPTPPAFTPQGRLVGGEAAIDEAARWLERQIEYYRQVTKENRTDKESMRQLASVINSAQMLLTEIQLLEDQNPAAISQLVKKEERTLSIIQELNKVQSAARKDLMSF; encoded by the coding sequence ATGGCATCCAGTCTATGCGGTGCCGCCGCACAGCAGAACGTACCGACAGTCATCGCGCAACAGCCGCCGGCCGTAGTTACGCAGACTCCGCCTCCCCAACCTTCTCAACCGCCTTCGATTCGCGTTAGCGTGCCGACCCCGGCAGCACTGGCTCCCGCGCCCGTCGTGGCGGCTACGCCTGCGGCACTTGCCAATGCCACCCCGGTCGCCCAGATGACCGTCCCGCTGGCGCCCCAGACGATTCCCGCTCCGGCTTTCGAGGTTTACCCGGACTACAACTGGGGCAACGCCATGGCGGCAAAGCTCCGCAATGCGCCAGCCAAGCTCTATGAGTTTGACCGAGCCTCCCTTCGCGACGTCCTCCGTTTCCTCGCAGATGATGCCGGCATCCCCTTCGTTGCCCTGCAGGAGTCCTCGGCTGCCGAAAATACGCTCGTCACTTTCACCCTGAAGGCCAGTCCGTTCCGGACCCTTGAGACCGTCGCGAAGGCCAATGGCGTCACGATCTTCTACGAAAACGGTGTGTGGTTCATGCGCCCCACCAACGAAAAGGAACTCGTCGGGCGAATCTACAAAATCAAGTTCAACCCACAGGACAACGTCAAGTACGAGGGTGGCAATGGCACCACGGGTGGCAGCGCCAACTCAAACTCCAGTTCATCGAGCGGCACGGGCATCGGGGACATCAACATGCAGGGTGCCACCACGGTCTTCAAGGTGGAGACGCCAAAGATCATTGAACAGATCAAGTCCCTGCTCGGCATTCCGACCAGTTCGGTTTCGGCAGCGCACGCCGACGAGGCCAGCGTCGAAAATTTCGGCTCCCTTCAAACGACTCCAACCGCCGTGGCCCCCGGCAGCCAGTTGGCCGCCAACAGCACTGGCGATGGAGGCCCGCAGGTCATTTACAATGCGGATTCCGGCACGGTGTATGTCATCGCCACTCGCCAGCAGCACCAATGGGTTGAGGGTTACCTCAGCGCAGTGGATCGTCCCCAGGCTCTCATCGGTATCGAGGTAAAGTTCTTCGAGACGACCAAGGACCCGTCGAAAGAGCTCGGCATCAACTGGGCAGGCACGCTCAAGGGCGGCTTCGACGTCTCGCTGACCAATATCCAGGCGTCGCCCTCTGGATCGATCAACATCGATACCAACAATCAGAACCAGCGCCAATCCGGCCAGCTTCCCCCCGGCTCCTCTCCCTACGACTACTCGACATACAACAAGGACTACACGGTCTCGGCGGCGATGCCCTACTCGGCAGTCCTCTCAGTGCACGATGTCTCCGCTGCGCTTCAGGCCTTTCTTACCGATAACGAGACAACGACGGTGCAGTACCCCCGCGTGCTCACCATCAACAACCGCGAGGTGGTCATCCGTAGCGTCGTCAATCAGCCCGTTCTCGCCTCATCGTCTTCTGTGACACCCGGCGTCGGCGGCACGACCACTGCCGAGGTCGAGTATCTTCCCATCGGCACGATCATCAACATCCTGCCCAAGACCATGCCCGACAATTCGGTCGTCCTGAATGTTGCGATCACCATTTCCTCCATCGTGGGCACCACCACCATTCAAGGCAATGACTACCCCATTGCCTCATCGCGCATCTACAATGCCGCGTTGCAGGTGGATTCGGGTTACACCCTGGCCGTCGGCGGCCTTGAGCAGGCCTTCGACGAATATGCCCGCAATGGCGTCCCGTTCCTGAGAGACATTCCCGGCATCGGGGAGCTCTTCAAAGCCAAGGGTCGGGCCCGCAGCAAGAAGAACCTCATCATTTTCATCACCCCGACGATCATCACCAATCGCTCGACCACTCCCGGCATCGCCGAAGTGCCGCAAAGCGTGATCCCGGTACGTCCCAATGAACCCACCCCGCCCGCCTTTACGCCTCAGGGTCGACTCGTGGGAGGAGAGGCCGCCATCGACGAAGCTGCTCGCTGGCTTGAGCGCCAGATCGAATATTACCGGCAGGTGACCAAGGAAAACCGTACGGACAAGGAGTCGATGCGCCAACTCGCATCGGTCATCAACTCCGCCCAGATGCTTCTCACGGAGATCCAATTGCTCGAGGACCAAAATCCCGCTGCCATCAGTCAGCTCGTGAAAAAGGAAGAGCGCACCCTGAGCATCATTCAGGAGCTCAACAAAGTCCAAAGCGCCGCCCGCAAGGACCTAATGTCCTTCTAG
- a CDS encoding type II secretion system protein has product MKSAPCVWAFTLVEILLAIAVISVLTSAGYYVATTTKETARENKLRSDVTNLNTAVQLYVANGGTIPANATAQQVLTKLQSRATGASAAVAIGLSGSFVDPRLTPSVQSSDQASGSELRAVWVPAAGAGEAGKFAVVATGQGIREFSIDESKAAAGASTPAPEVRQQTMEAVSLAESNPHWVWGVSDSQPAAAELGATPTTGAAAGPSATPSASNLSQLDPPSFSRGGGSYDLSLFPMADLTLSNPNLVPSKVYYQVAGGAPQEYTGGTLPSFHPDTQVTAWVKSNSAAYSDSSMVNATYDNLVKTLQVSLSGPTSLTYQQAGGAMYGSASVAAPVATATVTTSGISSAYQGTSYYVIYTSVGSATPLTTGVSSGSATTAAIDLSLSNWGTASSLTVSAAAKAVRTDYYADSSVQTISVGKSPTALAMPSISPTSGERSALVAVTVTASGTLPAGFQIYYTQDGSDPGVGSNGRPTSVAATLLPLGGGTSGTFTPESGGTGALAVKARVYGPSGYESWFTPSSVISVVYTEASSGIPEGALVGSADVNGVFVGSLIYSDQNGSMPSNINFNSGAQIQQGNIYFPGTPVIDLQNGGVIVGNQYNADGTQVIPATDTRKIVDLNGSIYPTNYTVRFNNNAVVQGKVYRRSTPPEFPTVSKPPSPTNSNGVNINSPQTTAVNPAITANVNLNNGAGDVKLAPGSYGSLNASSGTSFVIGDPNSTTPQVYSFQSLSLNSGSQLKVVGPVILTMSGNLFINGGSIMGNSAHPEWLQLNMYSGDFQVNSNGQAYARVVAPKNNVGLDGTFTGSVVAKYLRINGNGVAFTVPPVIGS; this is encoded by the coding sequence GTGAAATCTGCGCCGTGCGTCTGGGCGTTCACCCTGGTCGAAATCCTTTTGGCCATAGCGGTGATCTCTGTTTTGACTTCAGCGGGCTATTATGTCGCGACCACCACGAAAGAGACGGCGCGAGAAAACAAGCTCCGCTCCGACGTTACGAATCTTAATACGGCGGTGCAGCTGTATGTTGCCAATGGTGGGACCATCCCGGCAAATGCCACTGCTCAGCAGGTTCTCACCAAGCTGCAGAGCCGGGCGACAGGTGCGTCTGCGGCTGTGGCCATCGGGCTGTCAGGCAGCTTTGTTGATCCCCGATTGACGCCTTCCGTCCAATCGTCGGATCAGGCTTCAGGCAGCGAACTGCGCGCGGTCTGGGTGCCTGCGGCGGGTGCTGGGGAGGCGGGAAAGTTTGCCGTAGTCGCGACAGGGCAGGGAATACGGGAGTTTTCCATCGATGAAAGCAAAGCGGCGGCAGGGGCGTCCACCCCAGCTCCAGAGGTAAGGCAGCAAACAATGGAAGCTGTCTCCCTGGCTGAGTCGAATCCTCACTGGGTCTGGGGTGTCTCCGATTCCCAGCCAGCAGCGGCAGAATTGGGCGCCACACCGACAACCGGGGCCGCGGCGGGACCTTCTGCAACACCATCCGCGAGCAATCTGTCGCAACTGGATCCTCCGAGCTTTAGTCGCGGAGGCGGCTCTTATGATCTGAGTTTGTTTCCCATGGCAGACCTGACGTTGAGCAATCCCAACCTGGTTCCGTCCAAGGTTTATTATCAGGTCGCAGGAGGGGCACCTCAGGAATATACTGGGGGGACTCTGCCCTCGTTCCATCCAGACACCCAGGTGACGGCATGGGTGAAATCCAACTCCGCCGCATATTCGGATAGCTCGATGGTCAATGCGACCTACGACAATCTGGTAAAGACCCTCCAGGTATCCCTGAGCGGTCCGACGAGCCTGACCTATCAGCAGGCTGGCGGAGCCATGTACGGAAGCGCCTCGGTAGCGGCCCCGGTCGCGACGGCGACGGTCACGACATCCGGGATCTCCTCAGCCTATCAAGGGACGTCTTATTATGTGATCTATACGAGTGTGGGTTCCGCGACGCCCTTGACCACTGGAGTCTCAAGCGGGAGTGCGACTACTGCGGCTATTGATCTGTCGCTATCCAACTGGGGCACGGCATCGTCTTTGACTGTCAGTGCTGCGGCGAAGGCGGTTCGCACGGACTACTATGCGGATAGCTCAGTGCAGACGATCTCCGTGGGGAAATCTCCGACCGCGCTGGCGATGCCATCGATCAGCCCGACCTCAGGCGAGCGCTCTGCCTTGGTGGCGGTCACGGTCACTGCCTCGGGCACGCTTCCGGCAGGGTTTCAGATTTACTACACTCAGGATGGTTCAGATCCCGGGGTAGGATCAAATGGCAGACCTACCAGTGTAGCGGCGACGTTGCTGCCTCTGGGAGGCGGAACGAGTGGCACTTTTACTCCAGAGTCCGGAGGTACGGGAGCTCTGGCAGTGAAGGCGCGAGTTTATGGTCCCTCGGGTTATGAAAGCTGGTTTACGCCGAGCAGCGTGATTTCGGTGGTTTATACGGAGGCCTCGTCCGGCATTCCGGAAGGCGCCCTCGTCGGAAGCGCTGATGTCAACGGTGTCTTTGTGGGATCGCTTATTTACTCGGATCAGAATGGGTCGATGCCCAGCAATATCAACTTCAACAGCGGGGCTCAGATCCAGCAGGGGAATATCTATTTCCCGGGTACACCGGTAATCGATCTTCAAAATGGCGGTGTAATCGTCGGCAATCAGTACAATGCCGACGGCACCCAGGTGATTCCTGCGACGGACACCCGCAAGATCGTGGACCTTAACGGGAGCATCTATCCGACCAATTACACAGTCCGCTTTAACAACAATGCAGTGGTGCAGGGAAAAGTCTATCGACGGAGCACTCCCCCCGAGTTTCCGACTGTCTCCAAACCCCCGTCGCCCACGAATTCCAATGGTGTCAACATCAACAGCCCGCAAACAACGGCGGTCAATCCCGCAATCACGGCTAATGTCAATCTGAATAATGGAGCGGGGGATGTGAAACTGGCTCCTGGGAGCTACGGAAGTCTGAATGCCAGCTCTGGAACTTCATTTGTCATCGGGGACCCTAACTCGACGACGCCGCAGGTCTATAGCTTTCAGAGCCTGAGTCTCAATAGCGGCAGTCAGCTCAAAGTGGTCGGCCCGGTAATTTTGACGATGAGCGGAAATCTTTTCATCAACGGCGGCTCGATCATGGGAAATTCAGCGCATCCCGAATGGCTGCAACTGAATATGTACTCGGGAGACTTTCAGGTGAATAGCAATGGTCAGGCGTATGCAAGGGTGGTCGCTCCCAAGAACAACGTCGGGCTCGATGGGACGTTTACGGGTAGCGTGGTGGCCAAATATCTGCGGATTAATGGCAATGGTGTAGCCTTTACTGTTCCGCCTGTAATCGGTAGTTAA
- a CDS encoding type IV pilus twitching motility protein PilT has protein sequence MRLLDLPPDSPVAQRIKELATSASVSDFYLTPFERMSYKYNGQLIYDDIVFEMAVPEHLEPGCDDSAMDLFDYRFRVNQMVTRGRLRWVLRLLPSKIPEPEAIRVPTPAIKAFLEAKNGLFLICGATGSGKSTTIASMVLHRAKRRREHVISFEDPIEFVYPDGLPSLVSQREMGSDEIDFSLALRAALRQAPDVIIVGEIRDGETAEIALQAAETGHVVVATLHTSSASQTVQRFLKLISSDRLESSQETLADTLRLVMCQRLLLDEGLGKRFPIHEVMLQYDGVVNIIRRGDFKKIDQELETGWKRGMFNFEKSIQVRADEGYRSSSGVSKTGNSWEEIEEYLEKQVEVAP, from the coding sequence ATGCGACTCCTTGATCTTCCTCCAGATTCTCCTGTTGCCCAGCGCATCAAGGAGTTGGCTACCTCTGCGTCGGTCAGTGACTTTTACCTGACCCCGTTTGAGCGCATGAGCTACAAGTACAACGGGCAGTTAATCTACGACGATATCGTCTTCGAGATGGCGGTGCCCGAGCATCTGGAGCCGGGTTGCGACGATAGCGCAATGGATCTCTTTGACTACCGCTTCCGTGTCAACCAGATGGTGACGCGCGGGCGCTTGCGTTGGGTACTCCGTCTCCTGCCGAGCAAGATCCCCGAGCCGGAAGCCATTCGTGTGCCCACGCCAGCCATCAAGGCTTTTCTGGAGGCCAAGAATGGACTGTTCCTGATCTGCGGAGCTACCGGCAGTGGTAAATCGACTACGATTGCCTCCATGGTGTTGCACCGGGCGAAACGGCGGCGTGAACATGTCATTTCCTTTGAGGATCCGATCGAGTTTGTCTATCCGGATGGTCTTCCGTCGCTGGTTTCCCAACGTGAGATGGGATCGGACGAGATTGATTTCTCGTTGGCGTTGAGGGCGGCTCTCCGCCAGGCCCCCGACGTGATTATCGTGGGTGAGATTCGAGACGGCGAGACGGCGGAGATTGCATTGCAGGCGGCGGAGACTGGTCACGTGGTTGTAGCCACCCTGCACACATCTTCTGCCTCCCAGACGGTACAGCGATTTTTGAAGCTTATTTCCTCGGATCGGCTGGAAAGCTCTCAAGAGACGCTGGCCGATACGCTGCGGCTCGTGATGTGCCAGCGATTGCTGCTGGACGAGGGACTGGGCAAGCGCTTCCCGATTCATGAGGTGATGCTGCAATACGATGGCGTCGTCAACATCATCAGGCGGGGCGATTTCAAGAAGATCGACCAGGAGCTCGAAACGGGCTGGAAGCGCGGAATGTTCAATTTTGAGAAAAGCATCCAGGTCCGCGCGGATGAGGGCTATCGCAGTAGCTCCGGCGTGTCGAAGACCGGAAACTCCTGGGAGGAGATTGAAGAGTATCTGGAGAAACAGGTGGAGGTAGCGCCATGA
- a CDS encoding pilus assembly FimT family protein has protein sequence MTLLRTSNRRQFATRGDKRRAIRGFSFSELLMAAAIAVCVLTVAVIAFRAVSQNANRYGQYTKIQLPSGALFALYGLSGTDLQTWVAPNYGRVAQAELLRETFYQDISHATAVYCLARTGRDSIVRPTSINIDQTIYPNLDARTLGTPEDFRVFLERNGVADAGFFFGYRGAAGRTNLSIFILQPSTSETTLSVRAVYELDMIATVGTPGGTYVSVRRYDNYSNQNRAPTDYYDIFYPESDPADFPVTAVHFELSRRLAPSDTAYDLFKVAPEKPFYFLWWPDPATPVLANDSNPSYGSGDPRSAYGQMGSRTSLFMVVPMFPAL, from the coding sequence ATGACTCTGCTCCGAACAAGCAATAGACGGCAGTTTGCTACGCGAGGTGACAAGCGCCGGGCGATCCGGGGGTTTAGCTTCTCGGAACTGCTGATGGCTGCCGCCATCGCGGTCTGCGTCTTGACCGTGGCAGTCATCGCGTTTCGCGCGGTTTCGCAAAACGCGAACCGCTATGGGCAGTACACAAAAATACAGCTGCCAAGTGGTGCACTCTTTGCCCTATACGGCCTGAGCGGAACGGATTTGCAGACCTGGGTGGCTCCCAACTACGGTCGGGTCGCACAGGCTGAGTTGTTGCGGGAGACCTTCTATCAAGATATTTCCCATGCGACGGCGGTTTACTGCCTTGCAAGGACGGGAAGAGATTCGATCGTTCGCCCAACGTCGATCAATATCGATCAGACGATTTATCCCAATCTTGACGCGAGGACCTTGGGGACGCCGGAGGATTTCCGAGTTTTTCTCGAACGCAATGGCGTGGCCGATGCCGGGTTCTTTTTTGGATATCGAGGCGCTGCAGGGCGAACAAACCTCTCGATATTTATCCTCCAGCCATCGACCTCCGAGACGACGCTGAGCGTTCGCGCCGTGTATGAACTCGACATGATCGCCACGGTGGGGACGCCAGGCGGCACCTACGTGTCTGTCCGGCGGTATGATAACTACAGCAACCAAAACCGGGCTCCGACCGACTACTACGATATCTTTTACCCGGAGAGCGATCCTGCGGACTTTCCCGTAACGGCAGTCCATTTTGAGTTAAGTCGTCGCCTGGCTCCGAGCGATACGGCTTACGACCTGTTCAAGGTAGCTCCCGAAAAGCCATTTTACTTTCTCTGGTGGCCTGATCCGGCAACGCCGGTATTGGCTAACGACTCCAATCCGTCCTACGGGAGCGGTGATCCGCGCTCTGCATATGGTCAGATGGGCAGCCGGACATCGCTCTTTATGGTTGTGCCGATGTTTCCCGCCTTATGA
- a CDS encoding prepilin-type N-terminal cleavage/methylation domain-containing protein — protein MKTKGYTLVETLVAAGILVVAIGAAAALAVTMTAFEEGNATVSRAFNYQEQAARLYRLGFTPDEVIALLPPESSVQSMNFTTNSLTISNLGTVETATLEMVFTSGSAITSATAGANQINTITVVRPSIR, from the coding sequence ATGAAAACCAAGGGATATACGCTCGTTGAGACGCTCGTTGCGGCGGGAATCCTGGTCGTAGCGATCGGCGCGGCTGCTGCCCTGGCGGTCACCATGACGGCCTTTGAGGAAGGAAATGCGACCGTTTCTCGCGCCTTCAACTATCAAGAGCAGGCGGCCAGGCTTTACCGGTTGGGTTTTACGCCGGACGAGGTAATCGCGCTGCTGCCTCCGGAATCCAGCGTCCAGAGCATGAACTTTACCACGAATTCCCTGACAATTTCCAACCTCGGCACCGTGGAGACGGCGACATTGGAGATGGTCTTCACATCCGGATCCGCGATCACCTCAGCGACTGCTGGCGCGAATCAGATAAATACGATAACAGTCGTGCGGCCCAGCATCCGATAG